Proteins encoded together in one Microbacterium sp. ABRD28 window:
- a CDS encoding NADPH-dependent FMN reductase, giving the protein MSNRTIGYIVGSISSTSINRRLAEALARLAPEGTTLVEIPIKDLPFYSPDYDADYPEVARDFKQALADVDGVIIVTPEYSRSIPGVLKNALDWAARPWGQNSFDGKPTAVIGTSQGGIATAAGQQHLKAILSHFNAPSLGQPEGYIQTTPGLFTDSGEVTNDETAAFLVGYLEAFNALVDRYAHELVSA; this is encoded by the coding sequence ATGAGCAACCGCACCATCGGGTACATCGTCGGGAGCATCTCGTCGACGTCGATCAACCGGCGCCTGGCCGAGGCGCTCGCGCGTCTTGCCCCGGAGGGCACGACCCTCGTCGAGATCCCGATCAAGGACCTGCCGTTCTATTCGCCCGACTACGACGCCGACTACCCCGAGGTCGCCCGCGACTTCAAGCAGGCGCTCGCCGACGTCGACGGCGTCATCATCGTCACCCCCGAGTACAGCCGCTCCATCCCCGGCGTGCTGAAGAACGCCCTCGACTGGGCCGCGCGCCCCTGGGGTCAGAACTCCTTCGACGGCAAGCCCACCGCCGTCATCGGCACCTCGCAGGGTGGCATCGCCACCGCCGCGGGCCAGCAGCACCTGAAGGCCATCCTCAGCCACTTCAACGCCCCGTCGCTCGGACAGCCCGAGGGCTACATCCAGACCACCCCGGGTCTGTTCACCGACTCGGGTGAGGTCACCAACGACGAGACCGCCGCGTTCCTCGTCGGCTACCTCGAGGCGTTCAACGCCCTCGTCGACCGCTACGCGCACGAGCTCGTCAGCGCCTGA
- a CDS encoding response regulator transcription factor: MIRVLLVDDHAVMRAGFRMILESEDDIAVVAEAANGSEAVAAASVHSPDVICMDVQMPGMDGITATRALVEAGSEAAVLIVTTFDRDDYLFEALSAGASGFLLKNAGPEELVHAVRVAAAGDALLAPEVTRRVIQRFAGGGADSALNAAPRPAPPTSVEEDRPSGGPFASDRPRLDRISSSGPTAAAPDAAPAAPVVELTDRETEVLRLVAQALSNAEIAERLFIGEATVKTHVSNVLQKLGARDRVAAVVYAHRHGLT; the protein is encoded by the coding sequence ATGATCCGCGTCCTCCTCGTCGACGACCATGCCGTCATGCGGGCGGGCTTTCGCATGATCCTCGAATCCGAGGATGACATCGCGGTGGTCGCAGAGGCGGCGAACGGCTCCGAGGCGGTCGCCGCGGCATCCGTCCATTCTCCCGACGTGATCTGCATGGACGTGCAGATGCCCGGGATGGACGGGATCACCGCGACCCGCGCCCTCGTCGAGGCGGGATCGGAGGCTGCCGTCCTCATCGTGACCACCTTCGACCGCGACGACTACCTCTTCGAGGCGCTGTCGGCGGGGGCCAGCGGATTCCTGCTGAAGAACGCCGGGCCCGAGGAGCTCGTCCACGCGGTGCGGGTCGCCGCCGCGGGCGACGCGCTGCTCGCACCCGAGGTCACGCGCCGGGTGATCCAGCGGTTCGCGGGCGGCGGCGCGGACTCGGCCCTGAACGCGGCGCCGCGCCCGGCCCCGCCCACCTCGGTCGAGGAGGATCGGCCGAGCGGCGGACCTTTCGCGTCGGATCGTCCGCGTCTGGACCGAATCTCCTCGTCCGGGCCGACGGCGGCGGCGCCCGACGCCGCGCCCGCCGCGCCCGTCGTCGAGCTCACCGATCGCGAGACCGAGGTGCTGCGCCTCGTCGCGCAGGCGCTCAGCAACGCCGAGATCGCCGAGCGGCTCTTCATCGGCGAGGCCACGGTGAAGACCCACGTCTCCAACGTGCTGCAGAAGCTCGGCGCCCGCGACCGGGTCGCCGCGGTGGTCTACGCTCACCGGCACGGCCTCACCTGA
- a CDS encoding dihydrofolate reductase family protein, which produces MGEIEGREIARGIDEMDALVLGRRTYDIFAAYWPDHVEGDGAGRIGRKFAAIPKYVASRGAPALAWEGSTLLGDDAVAGVIALRAVHESIHVIGSVDFVQSLLAAEAFDELRLYTYPVVIGRGKRVFPEGASPATLTLLGDPIVSEKGAVLLRYAPAGPLRTGEMGD; this is translated from the coding sequence ATGGGCGAAATCGAGGGGCGCGAGATCGCCCGCGGCATCGACGAGATGGACGCGCTCGTGCTCGGGCGGCGCACGTACGACATCTTCGCCGCCTACTGGCCGGACCACGTCGAGGGCGACGGCGCCGGCCGCATCGGCCGGAAGTTCGCCGCGATCCCGAAGTACGTCGCGTCCCGGGGCGCCCCCGCGCTCGCCTGGGAGGGCTCGACGCTTCTGGGTGACGATGCGGTGGCGGGCGTCATCGCGCTCCGCGCGGTGCACGAGAGCATCCACGTCATCGGGAGCGTCGACTTCGTGCAGTCCCTCCTCGCCGCGGAGGCCTTCGACGAGCTCCGGCTCTACACCTACCCGGTGGTGATCGGTCGGGGCAAGCGGGTGTTCCCCGAGGGGGCGTCGCCCGCGACGCTCACGCTGCTCGGCGATCCGATCGTGTCCGAGAAGGGGGCCGTGCTGCTTCGCTACGCCCCCGCCGGCCCGCTCCGCACGGGAGAGATGGGCGACTGA